In one Pseudomonadota bacterium genomic region, the following are encoded:
- a CDS encoding TRAP transporter small permease subunit, with the protein MEALSWFFTNLALGFYNTFYALTHPASWLNWSDPQAVMRFIYYGGSVEFFFAILAIFLTVTAVGFWKTGFMWGFVRGSEAIANTVGRFAAWAGLLMVLQQVVIVVIQRIFLEAQISFAFGIDFTKDISWYAEELKLYNAIIVCLCCTYTFVQGGHVRVDLIYSAVSYRTKRVIDMVGSLFLMIPFAVLAWMYSWYFMWRHLVTPKVSASDTLERLVDGKSRAFRWNVETIGFSPQGFNAYFLFKVLLIVLIGLIFLQAVTFFYRSYLEWKEGPESEGRFLDKDKLGDEEAELAAEIH; encoded by the coding sequence ATGGAGGCTCTCAGCTGGTTCTTCACGAACCTGGCCCTTGGGTTCTACAACACCTTTTACGCGCTGACCCATCCCGCATCCTGGCTCAACTGGTCGGATCCGCAGGCGGTCATGCGGTTCATCTATTACGGCGGCTCGGTGGAGTTCTTCTTCGCCATTCTCGCCATCTTCCTGACCGTGACCGCCGTGGGCTTCTGGAAGACCGGGTTCATGTGGGGCTTCGTGCGGGGCTCCGAGGCCATCGCCAACACCGTGGGCCGCTTCGCCGCCTGGGCAGGGCTCCTGATGGTGCTCCAGCAGGTCGTCATCGTCGTCATCCAGCGGATCTTCCTCGAGGCGCAGATCTCCTTTGCCTTCGGGATCGACTTCACAAAGGACATCTCCTGGTATGCCGAGGAGCTGAAGCTTTATAACGCCATCATCGTCTGCCTCTGCTGCACCTACACCTTCGTGCAGGGCGGCCACGTGCGGGTGGACCTGATCTACTCGGCGGTGAGCTATCGCACCAAGCGGGTGATCGACATGGTGGGCTCGCTCTTCCTGATGATCCCCTTCGCGGTGCTGGCGTGGATGTATTCCTGGTACTTCATGTGGCGCCACCTCGTGACGCCCAAGGTTTCGGCCTCCGACACCCTGGAGCGCCTCGTGGACGGCAAATCCCGCGCGTTCCGCTGGAACGTGGAAACGATCGGCTTCAGCCCCCAGGGCTTCAATGCCTACTTTCTCTTCAAGGTCCTCCTGATCGTGCTCATCGGGCTCATCTTCTTGCAGGCGGTGACCTTCTTTTACCGGTCCTATCTCGAGTGGAAGGAAGGCCCAGAAAGCGAGGGCCGCTTTCTCGACAAGGACAAGCTCGGCGACGAAGAGGCTGAGCTTGCCGCAGAAATTCACTAA